Genomic segment of Leptospiraceae bacterium:
CCCCAGATATCATGCAATACTTTTGCGACTGGTGCTAAACAATTTGTTGTACAACTGGCATTCGATACGATATTCATATCAGGTCTATAAGAAGTATGGTTTACTCCCATAACAAAAGTAGGAACATCGTCTTTTGCAGGTGCACTGATGATCACTTTTTTTGCTCCAGCGTTGATATGGGCTTGGCATTTCTCTTTTGATGTAAATAATCCTGTTGATTCAATCACATAATCAGCTCCTACTTCGCCCCAGGGTATTTTTGCCGGATCTGGCTCAGAGAAAACTCGGACTTTCTTTCCATTCACAACTAAGTAGTTGCCATCTACTTGAACTTCAAAAGGAAATTTTCCGTGTGTAGAATCATACTTTAACATATATGCCATATATTCCGCATCTAATAGGTCATTTATGGCAACGATTTCAATGTTAGTTTTGTTATACTCAAATATGGAACGAAAAGCCATTCTACCAATTCTACCAAAACCATTAATACCAATTCTTATCATTATTATACTCCTAAAAATTATTTTACTACAAGGACGCTACATGGTGCATGGTGAACAACCCTATCGGATACAGAACCCAACAAAAATCTTCCTATGAAATTCATTCCTCGACTACCAATCACAATCAAGTCATAATTTCCTTCTTCTGCTATTCGTATTATGGTATCAGCTGCGTAGCCCTCTTCTACACGTCGTTCCCATTTTACTTTTGTATCTTCTAAAATAGGATGGATTTTTTCAAACCTTTGATCGGCAACCCATTTTACTCGATTTACATTTGGTGGTGGTGCTTCGTAATATCCTGGTAATGGTCCAAATTCTTCAATCACTTCTAAGATTGTTAACTCAGCTGAGGCATTTTCAGCAATCACCAACCCCATTTCTAAACCTTTCAAAGAAGGCTGCGAACCATCGATGGGAACTAAGATTTTTTTTATGTATCGCTTCATGGATATCACCCTGAATCAATAAACATTACTATCTTCAATTCAAATTTAATTTTGTAAACAAAAAAATAAGAAATTATACTTTACTTAAAATCCATTCTGATATTTTTTCTTTCGTAAATCCAAATTCTTTCCACAAATCTTGTTCAGGAGCTGATAGACCAAACTTTTCGATTCCAAATACTTTATCTATATCGGCTAATTCATACCACAAATTTGGTACACCAGCCTCAATCACAAAACGTTTTTCCTTCTTCCCTAAGACTTGATTTTGATATTCCTTATCAGCTTTTTTAAATAATTCCAGACACGGAATTGATACAACTCGAGCTTTGACATTCTTTTGTTTTAGAACATCAGCTACTAGTAATGACAAAGCCACTTCTGAACCTGTAGCAATCAAGGTCACATCATATGGATTTTCTTCTTTGAGGACATAACCTCCTTTTCGTATTTTATCCAAATCATTCATTGAATGATCCATTTCGATATTTTGACGAGAAAGCACTAAGATGGTTGGTGATCTGATTGATTTTAAAGCAAATTCCCAAGCAACATATGTTTCAAAGTAATTGAAAGGACGCCATACATAAGTATTAGGAATCAACCTCAAAGAAGAAATATGTTCAATCGGCTGATGGGTGGGTCCATCTTCTCCTAAACCAATACTATCATGAGTGAAAATATAAATAATCCCTAATTCCATCATAGCAGATAAACGAAGGGCATTTCTCCCATAATCAGAGAAGACCAGAAATGTTCCTCCAAAAGGGCGAAAACCACCATGAAGAAAAATTCCATTCATAATGGCAAACATACCAAACTCACGAACACCATAGTGTATATAATCACCTGTAAATTGAGTTGATATTATATCTTTTCCATTTTTCCATAAGGTTAAGTTTGAGTGGGTTAAATCTGCAGAACCTCCTATCAATTCTGGCATTTTCGGTTTGATTAGATTAAGGATAACATGAGATGTTTTTCTTGTTGCTTCTTTTGTGGGAAAGTTTAACTTCATAAGTTCTTTTTCTATTTCATCGAAATCTTTTGGAAGTTCAAAATTCATTCTACGTTCTAATTCTTCTGCCAATTCAGGAAATTTTTCTTTATATCGAAAGAATAATTCCTTCCATTCATTTTCCCATTTTTGTCCTTTTTCTCGAGCATCGAAAGCATCATAGATTTCTTTGGGAATAAAAAAAGGTTCATATTTCCAATTTAGATTTTCTCTTGTAAGTTGAACCTCATCACTACCTAACGGAGCTCCATGAACTACTTCTTTACCAGCTTTGTTAGGAGAACCAAACCCAATGGTTGTTTTACATATGATAAGGGTCGGTTTTGATTTTTGCTTTATGGCTTTATTGATAGCATTTCGAATTTCATCTCTATTATGTCCATCGATTGTTCCAATCACATTCCAATTATAACTTAAGAAGCGTTTTTTTGTGTCATCGATGAACCAATGATGAACCTCACCATCAATCGATATTCCATTACTATCATAAAATACAATCAATTTATTCAATTGCCATTTGCCAGCCAACGAAGCTGCTTCATGGGAAATTCCCTCCATCAAGCATCCATCTCCAACGAATACAAAAGTATAATGATCAATAATGGGAAAATTTCTTCTATTGAATTGTTTTGCTAATAGCTTCTCTGCTAAGGCAATCCCAACTGCGTTAGCAAAACCTTGACCCAAAGGTCCAGTTGTTGTCTCAACTCCTGGCGTGTGACGATATTCAGGGTGCCCAGGAGTTTTCGAATGAAGTTGACGAAAGTTCTTTAACTCTTCTATCGAAATGTCATAACCACTCAAATGCAGAAGGGAATATAGAAGCATTGATGCATGACCGTTTGATAAAATGAAGCGATCTCGATTCCACCAATTGGGATTATTGGGATTATGCTTTAAAAATTCATTCCAAAGCACAACTGCGACATCAGCCATTCCCATTGGAGCTCCTGGATGACCTGACTTTGCTTTTTCTATGGCATCAATACTTAAAAAACGAATAGCATTTGCTAATAAGCTGTGTTCAATAGTAGCTATCATATAACTTACCTACACTATTGAGTCCCAAAATTATTTTCCCTTTGTATCGTAAAAAACAAAATTGTTAGAATCGAATTAAACATAAAACAAAAAATTTATCTGAGATTTCATTGGCTTCTTGTTTGATGATTTTTTTCTTTTCGATATAATTCAAGAACTTTGTTTTAAAACCAAAGTCAGTCTTCGATCCCCAAACTTGGTAAACTTGTTTTGATTTTTCAATCGCAGTTCCAACCAGTTGCAAAACGTTGAAATTTGAATGATGGCAGCAATTCCAAAGCTGATCAAAAAACACAACTCACATCCAAAAGATATTACTTATTTAGCTCTTATTAAAAAGTCAAACAATCTTCAATTCTATGCATTAGTTTCTATGATTTTAGTATGGTCTTCGGAACTTGAACTAAACCTGACATTTTTTCCTTTTATTTACTTATGATTGAAATTACTTGGTTTCTCATGAAAATTGCAGCGGTGCTATTCGATCTTGATGGAACCCTCGCTGAGACAGAACTAGCTCACTTAGAATGTTTCAACTATGCCTTTCAAGAATTTCAACTACCCTTTCAATGGAGCAAAGAACTCTACTCGGAGCTCCTTATGGTAGGTGGTGGGCTAGAACGAATCAAATATTATCTTCAACACTTTCAACCTCATCTTCAACTTTCACACGAGGAAATAAAAAAAATTCATACAGTTAAAACTGAATGCTACAAAAGTAAAATTAATAAACCTGTTCCCTTGAGAATTGGTGTTCTCAGAGTTTTAAAAGAATTAGTTGATAATAAAATTAAAATTGCTCTTGTCACAACATCATCAAAAGAGTCAACCGATGCATTTTTAGCACATTCTCTACCTTCTTTTGTAAACTTTGATCTCGTTATCACAGGAAACGATGTTGAAAACAAAAAGCCACACCCTGAACTCTATTTAAAATCAATACAAAGACTCAACGTAAATCCCGAGAATGCGATAGTCGTTGAGGATAGTCGAATGGGATTACTTTCTGGTGTTAGAGCTAATCTCCGTGTTCTTATAACTCCGAGTATATTCACTAATAACCATGCATTCCACGAAGCTTATTCAGTCATTTCCCATTTAGGCGAACCAGATAATCCATTTCAACATCTACTAAATCGTCCCTTACCCAAAAACTTCGTTGATTTAGAAGTGTTTGAATATATTTTAAAAAACTAAAATGTCAATTATATTTTTTTAATAGTTTGTAGTTCTTTTTCTTCTTCGAAAACCTTTTTTCTTTCCTCCATCAACTGCTCAATTCGAGGTTGGATGATGATTTCTAACGCCATTCCCATTTTTCCACCAGGAACTACTATAGTGTTTGGTCTTGACATAAAGGAATTGTGGAGCATTTGCAATAAATACGGAAAATTCACTTTTTTCGGTTCTCGAAATCTTATCACCACTAAACTTTCATCAGGAGTAGGTATATCCCTTGCAATAAAAGGATTTGATGTATCCACTATAGGAACCCTTTGAAAATTGATATCTGTCCTTGAAAATTGTGGTGTTATGTAATATATATAATCATGCATTCTCCTCAAGATCGTTTGTCGAACTTCTTCTTCGGTATAACCTCGATCTTTTACATCACGATGAATCTTTTGTATCCATTCTAAATTCACAACTGGCACAACTCCAATTAGTAAATCAACGTATTGAGCTATATTGACTTTATCATCTACATATCCTCCATGGAGACCTTCATAAAAGAGTAATTCCGTTCCCTCAGGTATATCTTCCCAGGGAGTAAAATAGCCAGGTTCTATTCCATAAGCTTCTCCTTCTTCTCTGGTATGTATGTATTTTCTTACTTTACCTCTTCCCGTTTCTGAAAATGTTTTAAATAATTCTTCTAATTTGTCTAAGATATTCCCTTCTGGACCGAAATGGCTTATGGGTTTGCAATCTTTGTTTAACTGAGCTTCCTTGATCTTTTCTCTAAATTCATATCGATTGTATTTATGGAATGCATCTCCTTCAACAATAAATGCCTTTATCTTTAATCTTCTAAATATATGTTCAAAAGCTATTCGAACAGTGGATGTTCCTGCACCAGATGAACCTGTTACAGCAATAATGGGGTATTTTCTAGACATATATATCCTATATCTCCTTTTATTTAAATTGTATTAAAAATATACTAATTTTAGTAGTTTATCATACTTATTTGATTTAATCTTTCTAAATCGTGGTGACTTTCTATGTAACGTATAGTTCCTGTATGCCCCCTCATTACTATCGAGTGCGTAATTGCTGTATGTTCAATGATTTTCACTCCTTTTAATAAAGAACCATTTGTGATTCCTGTTGCAACAAAATAAACATCATCGGATTTGATCATATCATCTTCCGTATAAACTTTGTTCATATCATAACCTTCCTCTATCAACCTTCTTTTTTCATCTTCTTTTTGTGGATCGAATTTTCCTAATATCCTTGCTCCCAATACCTTAATAGCAGCAGCTGAGATAATCCCCTCTGGTGTTCCACCTGTCCCTAATAGTATATCAACATCTGTTTGGGGAAAAGCTGCAAGCAATGCTCCCACAATATCCCCATCTGAATGCAATTGTACTCTTGCTCCTACTTCACGAATTTCTTTTATTAAATCTTGATGTCTCGGCTTATCTAATACAAAAACAGTTAAATCTGATACTTTTTTATTCAAAGCTTTAGCAACTCTTTCTAAGTTGTATCTTACCGGTGCATCAATATCAACATAATCAGCTGCTGGTTTGGGAACTACAATCTTCTTCATATAAAAAGAAGGTCCTGCTCTCATCATTGTTCCTGATGGAGAAAGCGCAATAACGGAAATTGAATTAGGACGACCTGTTGCAAGTAAATTAGTGCCCTCAACGGGATCAACGGCTATATCGAAAGCTGGTCCTGTTAGTGTCCCTAATCTTTCGTTAATGTATAGCATTGGAGCTTGATCTTTTTCACCTTCTCCTATAACAACCGTTCCATTGATGTCAATTGACTGAAATATATTCCTCATAGCCTCCACAGCGGCTTTATCGCCTGCTTCTTTGTTACCACTTCCAATCCATTTGGATGCTGCTAACGCTGCTGATTCTGTTGCGCGAAGTAATTCTAATGCTATATTTCTTGTAGGTGTTTCTTTTTTACGTTCAATTTGGCTCATTGTTTATCTCCTAAACTCTCCTCAATATTTTTTCTTTGAACTTTTTTGTAGTTTCATATATATTTGGCGTATGGAAGATAGATGAGCCAATAACAAAAATGTCAACATAATTTAGTAGCACATCAATATTTTCTAAGTTTATTCCACCATCCATTTCTATTAGTGGTGGTGGATTTAGTTCCATTTGGTGAATTAACTCTTTTAGCTTTCTTGCTTTTTCAACAGAAGTTGGAATAAATCTTTGCCCTCCGAAACCAGGATTTACCGACATGATTAAAATCATATCCACATAAGGAAGTATTTCCTCTAAGTTGTAGATTGGAGTATGCGGATTTATAGAAACCCCTGCTTTAGCACCTAATTGCTTGATCTTCTCAACATATCGATGTAAATGCTTAACTGCTTCGTAATGTAAAGTTAAAAAAGAAGCTCCAGCTTCTATGTATTCTTCTATGTATAACTCTGCATTGGAGATCATTAGATGAACATCAAGCGGAATCGAGAACCTTTTATGTATTTGCTTTATAATAGGAAAGCCTAATGAGAGATTAGGCACAAAATGTCCATCCATTACATCAATATGAATAAAATCCGCTCCTCCTTCTATTGCTTCTCGTATGTCTTTTTCTAAATTCAAAAAATTAGCCGACAATATTGAAGGAGCTAAATATTTCATTTCAACTTTCCTTTGCTTGATATTTGATTTTAAAAATCCTTTTTTTTATACTTAAGTCAAGTATTTGCTACTTTTTGAATATATCAAAAATTCCATCGAAATCACCTTTTCAAAGTTGCATTTTTAAACACTCAATCATGGATTTATTTTCATATTCTATGTCCAAAACTAAACTAATTTATAAATCTTTCATCTTATTCTATCCAAAATTTTCAATTTGTAAAAAACCCAAAACCAAAATCAATCTTTATTGAAAAATTATGTTTTTAATTATATGTATTTTCAAATCTTTTCAAAAGTATGATGTTTTGATTTTGCAAAGTGTTGATTAGAAAATCTCTTAGAAAATAATTATCAAAATTGTTTATTTTATTTTCAATAATGTATTTAATTTCGTTTATGTAATTATTGACCTTTATCCATTCGACAAAAAAGGGATAACCACCTTGAGCTAAATTTTGAAATACCCTCTCATTAAAGAAGGGACTCAAGACCAAAAGGATTTCTTTTTTATCTTTGAAGACTTTTTCATAAAGAAATGAGAATATGGTTAGTTGTTCTTTAAGTTCTTTCCCGTATAGATTTGATAGTAAGACCAAATCATCCATATCTAAAAATGTTATACATGAAAGGATTTCTGAGTTTTGCTCTATGATATATGTATTAGTAAACTTTGAATATCGAATGAATTTATATAATGTCGTATGTTTTTCAAACTCTGGATCAATACTTTTTATAAAATCATATAACTTCTCGTATTCATACTCAGATAGAGATAGCTTGCGAATAATTTTTTGTTTTCTAAGTCTCAATATGCGATTGCTGATAGAAATAATAATAAAAAGTAAAAAATAAAAAACATTCATCAAGACAAAGCCATTCAAAAAATAATAAGAAAAAAAACTGATGATCGCCTTTATACTCAAAGCCAAATAACTAATGCCACTTGCGACCAAAACCAATCCATTCAAAATCAAGGCATTATAAAGAAACCTTTTGAACATTTTTTCATGAAAAACTCTGTTGATGATGAAGATATAAGCCACTGAGATCTTTAGTGTAAAAACAAAAAAAAGAAAAAAATATGCATGAACTTCTAAATCCTCACGATTGGGATTAATCCACAAAAACTCATTATGAAGCAAAGGATAAAGGAAAGCAAAAAGATAAATAAAATCAATCACAACAAAAAATAACATAATGAATTTACTATAACCTCAGCAAAATAAAAGTCAATTTTTTTAAGATTAGATAATACTTTATCATCCGCAATATTCGCTTTGATGTGATTTTGTTTTTTGTTATTTTCCAAGTTTCTTAGCAATAAAAATTTCTATGAAACCTCCTCCAACAAAAAACTAGAAACTAGTTTTGGATTATTTTCAGGCTTCCCTTTAATTACGAAACCTCTGCACAGATCTTTTCTTCTGCATATTGCAAAGGTGAATCCAAATAATAACCACCTATCAAAATTGATTTGCTTTAACTTCGGCAAAATAAAAAAGATTGCTTGAAGATCCTTTCTTTAAAAAAAGCGAATATGTTTTTTTTGACAGAAAAACAAAAAAAGCTTTTTTTTGAGGTTTT
This window contains:
- the rpe gene encoding ribulose-phosphate 3-epimerase → MKYLAPSILSANFLNLEKDIREAIEGGADFIHIDVMDGHFVPNLSLGFPIIKQIHKRFSIPLDVHLMISNAELYIEEYIEAGASFLTLHYEAVKHLHRYVEKIKQLGAKAGVSINPHTPIYNLEEILPYVDMILIMSVNPGFGGQRFIPTSVEKARKLKELIHQMELNPPPLIEMDGGINLENIDVLLNYVDIFVIGSSIFHTPNIYETTKKFKEKILRRV
- a CDS encoding HAD-IA family hydrolase, coding for MIEITWFLMKIAAVLFDLDGTLAETELAHLECFNYAFQEFQLPFQWSKELYSELLMVGGGLERIKYYLQHFQPHLQLSHEEIKKIHTVKTECYKSKINKPVPLRIGVLRVLKELVDNKIKIALVTTSSKESTDAFLAHSLPSFVNFDLVITGNDVENKKPHPELYLKSIQRLNVNPENAIVVEDSRMGLLSGVRANLRVLITPSIFTNNHAFHEAYSVISHLGEPDNPFQHLLNRPLPKNFVDLEVFEYILKN
- a CDS encoding phosphoribulokinase, with the protein product MSRKYPIIAVTGSSGAGTSTVRIAFEHIFRRLKIKAFIVEGDAFHKYNRYEFREKIKEAQLNKDCKPISHFGPEGNILDKLEELFKTFSETGRGKVRKYIHTREEGEAYGIEPGYFTPWEDIPEGTELLFYEGLHGGYVDDKVNIAQYVDLLIGVVPVVNLEWIQKIHRDVKDRGYTEEEVRQTILRRMHDYIYYITPQFSRTDINFQRVPIVDTSNPFIARDIPTPDESLVVIRFREPKKVNFPYLLQMLHNSFMSRPNTIVVPGGKMGMALEIIIQPRIEQLMEERKKVFEEEKELQTIKKI
- the glpX gene encoding class II fructose-bisphosphatase, producing the protein MSQIERKKETPTRNIALELLRATESAALAASKWIGSGNKEAGDKAAVEAMRNIFQSIDINGTVVIGEGEKDQAPMLYINERLGTLTGPAFDIAVDPVEGTNLLATGRPNSISVIALSPSGTMMRAGPSFYMKKIVVPKPAADYVDIDAPVRYNLERVAKALNKKVSDLTVFVLDKPRHQDLIKEIREVGARVQLHSDGDIVGALLAAFPQTDVDILLGTGGTPEGIISAAAIKVLGARILGKFDPQKEDEKRRLIEEGYDMNKVYTEDDMIKSDDVYFVATGITNGSLLKGVKIIEHTAITHSIVMRGHTGTIRYIESHHDLERLNQISMINY
- a CDS encoding universal stress protein, which encodes MKRYIKKILVPIDGSQPSLKGLEMGLVIAENASAELTILEVIEEFGPLPGYYEAPPPNVNRVKWVADQRFEKIHPILEDTKVKWERRVEEGYAADTIIRIAEEGNYDLIVIGSRGMNFIGRFLLGSVSDRVVHHAPCSVLVVK
- the tkt gene encoding transketolase, giving the protein MIATIEHSLLANAIRFLSIDAIEKAKSGHPGAPMGMADVAVVLWNEFLKHNPNNPNWWNRDRFILSNGHASMLLYSLLHLSGYDISIEELKNFRQLHSKTPGHPEYRHTPGVETTTGPLGQGFANAVGIALAEKLLAKQFNRRNFPIIDHYTFVFVGDGCLMEGISHEAASLAGKWQLNKLIVFYDSNGISIDGEVHHWFIDDTKKRFLSYNWNVIGTIDGHNRDEIRNAINKAIKQKSKPTLIICKTTIGFGSPNKAGKEVVHGAPLGSDEVQLTRENLNWKYEPFFIPKEIYDAFDAREKGQKWENEWKELFFRYKEKFPELAEELERRMNFELPKDFDEIEKELMKLNFPTKEATRKTSHVILNLIKPKMPELIGGSADLTHSNLTLWKNGKDIISTQFTGDYIHYGVREFGMFAIMNGIFLHGGFRPFGGTFLVFSDYGRNALRLSAMMELGIIYIFTHDSIGLGEDGPTHQPIEHISSLRLIPNTYVWRPFNYFETYVAWEFALKSIRSPTILVLSRQNIEMDHSMNDLDKIRKGGYVLKEENPYDVTLIATGSEVALSLLVADVLKQKNVKARVVSIPCLELFKKADKEYQNQVLGKKEKRFVIEAGVPNLWYELADIDKVFGIEKFGLSAPEQDLWKEFGFTKEKISEWILSKV